In Humulus lupulus chromosome 6, drHumLupu1.1, whole genome shotgun sequence, a single genomic region encodes these proteins:
- the LOC133782934 gene encoding uncharacterized protein LOC133782934 — translation MFFFFVGGVEQQVSQVLKYGAGRCISCASPADLVRYDKVLKLFFVPVWRWPGKDPLMHCNNCNLFFPQSYSLPPPLSSSDYSSDSPRCRSCDRIVEPDFRFCPFCGSSL, via the coding sequence atgttCTTCTTCTTCGTTGGAGGAGTAGAGCAACAAGTGAGTCAGGTGCTAAAATACGGTGCGGGCAGATGCATTTCGTGTGCCTCCCCAGCTGATCTCGTTCGCTACGATAAGGTTCTCAAGCTCTTCTTCGTTCCCGTATGGAGGTGGCCTGGAAAAGACCCTCTCATGCACTGCAACAACTGCAACCTCTTTTTCCCTCAATCCTACTCTCTCCCACCACCTCTCTCTTCCTCTGATTACTCCTCCGACTCTCCTCGTTGCCGTTCCTGTGACCGGATTGTCGAGCCCGACTTTAGATTCTGTCCATTCTGCGGCTCTTCTCTCTGA